The Flavobacterium piscisymbiosum genome includes a region encoding these proteins:
- the ccoN gene encoding cytochrome-c oxidase, cbb3-type subunit I — translation MEMEQFYYDNKIVKKFIYATILFGVVGMLVGLTLAVMYLFPNITDGISWLSYGRLRPLHTNAVIFAFVGNAFFAGMYYSLQRLLKARMFSDFLSNLHFWGWQLIIVAAAITLPLGYTSSKEYAELEWPIDIAIALIWVVMGINMIGTMLRRRERHLYVAIWFYLATFVTVAVLHIFNNIEIPVSALKSYSVYAGVQDALVQWWYGHNAVAFFLTTPFLGLMYYFIPKVANRPVYSYRLSIIHFWSLIFIYIWAGPHHLLYSALPNWAQNLGVAFSVMLIAPSWGGMINGLLTLRGAWDKVREEPVLKFFVVAITGYGMATFEGPMLSLKNVNAIAHYTDWIVAHVHVGALAWNGFMSFGIIYWLIPRMTKSTLFSKKLANFHFWIGTLGIILYTLPMYVAGFQQASMWKQFNPDGTLTYGNFLETVTAIMPLYWMRAIGGTLYLVGMLTLVYNIIMTVRAGNTIEDELAQAPALQRISTGRLKGEKFHTWLERRPIQLTILATIAILIGGIIQIVPTIMVKSNIPTISSVKPYTPLELEGRDLYIREGCVGCHSQSVRPFRSEVERYGPQSKAGEFVYDHPFLWGSKRTGPDLLRVGGKYNDNWHFNHFWNPQSISAGSIMPGYKWLFDNEPMDISLTQKKMQAMVTLGVPYTEAEVANAQKTLRAQAIAIEKNLENDPDFVKSYEESKKKAAAKGEKFVPMNEREIVALIAYIQRLGTDIKVKETSK, via the coding sequence ATGGAAATGGAACAGTTTTATTACGACAACAAAATTGTAAAAAAATTCATTTACGCCACTATTCTCTTTGGAGTAGTAGGTATGTTAGTAGGGCTAACCTTAGCGGTTATGTACCTTTTTCCCAACATCACAGATGGTATTTCGTGGCTTAGCTACGGCCGCTTAAGACCTTTGCACACCAATGCTGTTATTTTTGCCTTTGTTGGAAATGCTTTTTTTGCGGGAATGTATTATTCGTTACAGCGATTGTTGAAAGCCAGAATGTTTAGTGATTTTTTAAGTAACCTGCATTTTTGGGGTTGGCAGCTTATTATTGTTGCCGCAGCCATTACATTGCCTTTAGGTTATACTTCATCAAAAGAATATGCTGAACTCGAATGGCCTATTGATATTGCTATCGCGCTTATTTGGGTAGTAATGGGGATCAATATGATAGGTACAATGTTGCGTCGTAGAGAACGTCATTTATATGTAGCGATTTGGTTTTATCTGGCCACATTTGTTACCGTAGCCGTTTTACATATTTTTAATAATATCGAAATTCCGGTATCAGCATTAAAAAGTTATTCTGTTTACGCGGGTGTTCAGGATGCGTTGGTGCAATGGTGGTATGGACATAATGCAGTTGCATTTTTCCTTACAACTCCATTTTTAGGTCTAATGTATTACTTCATTCCAAAGGTTGCAAACCGTCCAGTTTACTCATATAGATTATCTATTATTCACTTTTGGTCTTTGATTTTTATTTATATCTGGGCAGGTCCACACCATTTATTATATTCAGCTTTACCAAACTGGGCTCAAAATTTAGGAGTTGCATTTTCTGTAATGCTTATTGCTCCGTCTTGGGGAGGTATGATCAACGGACTTTTAACATTAAGAGGTGCCTGGGATAAAGTGCGTGAAGAACCAGTTTTAAAATTCTTTGTGGTAGCCATTACTGGTTACGGAATGGCGACTTTTGAAGGTCCGATGCTTTCTCTAAAAAATGTGAATGCTATCGCGCATTATACTGACTGGATCGTTGCTCACGTACACGTTGGTGCATTAGCCTGGAACGGATTTATGTCTTTTGGTATTATTTATTGGTTGATTCCAAGAATGACAAAAAGCACATTGTTTTCAAAAAAATTAGCAAATTTCCATTTCTGGATCGGTACGTTAGGTATCATTTTATATACTTTACCAATGTACGTGGCAGGTTTTCAACAAGCCTCAATGTGGAAACAGTTTAATCCTGATGGTACATTAACTTATGGTAATTTCCTTGAAACAGTTACGGCAATCATGCCATTATACTGGATGAGAGCAATAGGAGGTACTTTGTATCTTGTAGGAATGCTGACATTAGTTTACAATATTATCATGACCGTAAGAGCGGGTAATACTATTGAAGATGAATTAGCACAGGCTCCGGCTTTACAAAGAATAAGCACCGGAAGATTAAAAGGTGAAAAATTCCATACCTGGTTAGAAAGAAGACCAATTCAGTTAACCATTTTAGCAACAATTGCCATTTTAATTGGAGGTATTATTCAGATTGTGCCAACTATTATGGTGAAGTCGAACATACCAACTATTTCCAGTGTTAAGCCTTATACACCTTTGGAACTTGAAGGACGTGATTTATATATTAGAGAAGGTTGTGTGGGATGTCACTCGCAATCCGTACGTCCTTTTAGAAGTGAAGTAGAGCGTTACGGACCACAATCAAAAGCTGGTGAGTTTGTATACGATCACCCATTCCTTTGGGGATCAAAACGTACAGGTCCTGATTTATTGAGAGTAGGAGGAAAATATAATGACAATTGGCATTTTAATCACTTCTGGAATCCGCAAAGTATTTCTGCAGGTTCGATTATGCCGGGTTACAAATGGTTGTTTGATAATGAGCCAATGGATATCTCTTTAACTCAAAAGAAAATGCAAGCCATGGTTACTCTTGGAGTTCCTTATACAGAAGCTGAAGTAGCAAATGCTCAAAAAACATTGAGAGCTCAGGCTATCGCAATCGAAAAGAACTTAGAAAACGATCCTGACTTTGTAAAAAGTTATGAAGAAAGTAAGAAAAAAGCAGCTGCAAAAGGCGAAAAATTTGTTCCTATGAACGAGAGAGAAATTGTTGCCTTGATTGCTTATATACAAAGACTTGGAACTGATATAAAAGTAAAAGAGACTTCTAAATAA
- a CDS encoding cbb3-type cytochrome c oxidase N-terminal domain-containing protein, giving the protein MKKFFPVYVRVPLIFFIVFGLMEYFIDSGDRPAFIKYPMVSVFLFVFLFILIAIEVTLSAVDRVMYELMSPEEKAKLEYENSLSLTESTWYKDLMQKLTKTQPIEKEGDLLMDHDYDGIKELDNNLPPWWVYLFYICIVFGVVYFARYEIFGGDDQEMELKKEMAQAKIDVDEYLKTAPDLMDEKTVVLLTDPENLATGKEIFTTNCAACHRADAGGQIGPNLTDNHWILGGGIKNLFHTITNGGRDGKGMIAWKGTLKPKEIQKVASYILSLQGSNPKDPKEAEGEIWVDETAPTKDTTASTAKDSTEVKK; this is encoded by the coding sequence ATGAAAAAGTTTTTCCCAGTATATGTAAGAGTACCGCTGATTTTTTTCATCGTGTTTGGTTTAATGGAATATTTTATAGATTCAGGCGATAGACCTGCATTTATAAAATATCCAATGGTTTCGGTTTTTTTGTTTGTTTTTCTTTTTATTTTGATCGCGATCGAAGTTACATTAAGTGCAGTTGATCGCGTTATGTACGAATTGATGTCGCCGGAAGAAAAGGCGAAACTGGAATATGAAAATAGCCTGAGTTTAACAGAAAGTACCTGGTATAAGGACTTAATGCAGAAGCTTACTAAAACCCAACCTATAGAAAAAGAAGGTGACTTGCTGATGGATCATGATTATGACGGAATCAAGGAGTTAGATAATAATTTACCGCCGTGGTGGGTGTATTTATTCTATATCTGTATTGTTTTTGGAGTAGTTTATTTTGCCCGTTATGAAATTTTTGGTGGAGATGATCAGGAGATGGAGCTTAAAAAAGAAATGGCTCAGGCAAAAATTGATGTAGATGAATACCTAAAAACAGCACCGGATTTAATGGATGAAAAAACAGTTGTTTTATTAACAGATCCTGAAAATCTGGCAACAGGTAAAGAAATATTTACAACCAATTGTGCTGCATGTCACCGTGCCGATGCTGGAGGGCAAATTGGGCCAAACCTTACCGATAATCATTGGATTTTGGGCGGAGGAATTAAAAATCTTTTCCATACTATAACTAATGGAGGTCGTGACGGAAAAGGGATGATTGCCTGGAAAGGAACATTAAAACCAAAAGAAATTCAAAAAGTAGCAAGTTATATTTTATCCTTACAAGGAAGTAATCCAAAAGATCCAAAAGAAGCAGAAGGCGAAATTTGGGTCGATGAAACTGCTCCAACAAAAGATACCACAGCAAGTACTGCTAAAGATAGTACTGAAGTTAAAAAATAA
- the ccoG gene encoding cytochrome c oxidase accessory protein CcoG, with protein sequence MSNLPDEAFRDTIGTIDEGGNRKFIFPKKPSGKFYEYRKIVSYILLAILIANPFIKVNGNQFMMFNVLERRFNIFGFPFWPQDFYLFVISMLVGIVFILLFTVVFGRIFCGWICPQTIFLEMVFRRIEYWIDGDRGAQMRLARQEWNSEKIRKRVTKWTVFFLISFGIANVFLAYLVGSDQLFLMVEQGPIEQASNFIALLIFTGVFYFVFVWFREQVCIIACPYGRLQGVLLDDKSINVAYDFVRGEKEAGRAKFNKKEDRPTTGKGDCIDCHQCVHVCPMGIDIRNGTQLECTNCTACIDECDTIMESVGLPKGLIRYASEDEITKKAPFKFTARMKGYTAVLFILLSVFVGMLFLRTEVQAVVLRLPGQLFQHKGDMISNVYTYKIVNKTMKDYHDIHFELIDQKGNIKNVGKQHFKVLKEGISQGTLFIEIDQALLESDKTKVQIGVYNGKELLETTTTNFLGPRSFN encoded by the coding sequence ATGTCAAATTTACCAGACGAAGCTTTTAGAGATACCATCGGAACTATTGATGAAGGAGGTAATCGAAAATTTATTTTTCCTAAAAAACCGTCTGGTAAATTCTATGAGTATAGAAAAATAGTTAGTTACATCTTATTAGCTATTTTAATTGCCAATCCTTTTATAAAAGTAAATGGAAACCAATTTATGATGTTCAATGTTTTAGAACGTCGTTTTAATATTTTTGGTTTTCCATTTTGGCCGCAGGATTTTTATCTTTTCGTAATCTCAATGCTCGTGGGTATTGTTTTTATTCTTTTGTTTACAGTTGTATTTGGTCGTATATTCTGTGGATGGATTTGTCCGCAGACTATTTTTTTAGAAATGGTATTTCGCCGAATTGAATATTGGATTGATGGTGATCGTGGCGCTCAAATGCGATTAGCAAGACAAGAATGGAATTCGGAAAAAATTAGAAAAAGAGTAACTAAATGGACGGTCTTTTTTCTGATATCGTTTGGTATTGCAAATGTATTTCTGGCCTATTTAGTAGGAAGTGACCAATTGTTTTTGATGGTTGAACAAGGACCTATTGAGCAAGCTAGCAACTTTATTGCACTGCTAATTTTTACAGGAGTTTTCTATTTTGTTTTTGTTTGGTTTCGGGAACAGGTTTGTATTATTGCTTGTCCGTACGGAAGATTGCAAGGAGTACTTTTAGATGATAAATCGATTAATGTAGCTTATGATTTTGTACGAGGAGAAAAAGAAGCCGGTCGTGCAAAATTCAATAAAAAAGAAGATAGACCAACTACCGGAAAAGGAGATTGTATAGATTGTCATCAGTGTGTTCATGTTTGCCCAATGGGAATTGATATTAGAAACGGAACACAGCTGGAATGTACTAATTGTACTGCTTGCATTGATGAGTGTGATACCATTATGGAAAGTGTTGGTTTGCCAAAAGGTTTAATTCGATACGCTTCTGAAGATGAAATTACGAAGAAAGCACCTTTTAAATTTACAGCAAGAATGAAAGGTTATACAGCCGTTTTATTCATTTTATTAAGTGTTTTTGTAGGGATGTTATTTTTGAGAACCGAAGTTCAGGCTGTTGTTTTACGCTTGCCGGGACAATTGTTTCAGCATAAAGGTGATATGATCAGTAATGTTTATACTTATAAGATCGTTAACAAAACAATGAAAGATTACCACGATATTCATTTTGAATTAATAGATCAAAAAGGAAATATTAAAAATGTTGGTAAACAGCATTTTAAAGTCTTAAAAGAAGGGATTTCGCAAGGAACATTATTTATAGAGATTGATCAGGCTCTTTTGGAAAGTGATAAAACCAAAGTTCAAATTGGAGTTTATAATGGAAAAGAATTGCTTGAAACCACAACAACTAATTTTTTAGGCCCACGAAGTTTTAATTAA
- a CDS encoding DoxX family protein codes for MENVKSLNKWANAHTYLPVDLVRIVLGVFLFMKGVSFVTNIQYLHDLISPIDQFGGGMFLLHYIAPAHMIGGIMIFFGLLTRWAIAAQLPILFGAILINFMGHMHSESLILAIVVLLVCVFFLFYGSGKHSADYYFKMQQ; via the coding sequence ATGGAAAATGTAAAAAGTTTAAATAAATGGGCAAATGCGCACACTTATTTACCAGTTGATTTAGTACGTATTGTTTTGGGTGTATTTTTATTTATGAAAGGAGTTTCATTTGTAACCAACATTCAGTATTTGCATGATTTAATTTCGCCAATTGATCAGTTTGGCGGCGGAATGTTTCTCTTACATTATATTGCACCAGCTCATATGATTGGTGGTATTATGATCTTTTTCGGATTACTTACCAGATGGGCAATTGCAGCTCAATTACCGATATTATTTGGGGCAATTCTCATCAATTTTATGGGGCATATGCATTCTGAAAGTTTAATTCTGGCAATTGTCGTTTTATTAGTTTGCGTTTTCTTCCTGTTTTACGGAAGCGGAAAACATTCAGCTGATTACTATTTCAAAATGCAACAGTAA
- a CDS encoding sulfite exporter TauE/SafE family protein has protein sequence MLYSAFILGLISSLHCIGMCGPIAMMLPVDQQNDAKKVTQIITYHLGRLTAYATIGLIFGLLGRGFFLAGLQQKMSIFIGLAMILVVLIPEKVFSKYNFSKPVYKIISRVKSSLGNQFKKKTYKSLFTIGLLNGFLPCGMVYVALFGAIAMQSAGFGVLYMILFGLGTIPLMTVVVYVHSLIKLPFRNKIQKAIPYVAVVIGVLFILRGLGLGISYISPSNMSLFVQGTPNCH, from the coding sequence ATGCTCTACTCAGCTTTCATATTAGGTTTAATTAGTAGTTTACACTGTATAGGAATGTGCGGTCCAATAGCTATGATGTTACCTGTAGATCAGCAAAATGATGCTAAAAAAGTAACACAGATCATTACATATCATTTAGGAAGATTAACTGCTTATGCCACAATTGGATTAATTTTTGGATTATTGGGAAGAGGATTTTTTCTGGCTGGTTTGCAGCAAAAGATGTCTATTTTTATTGGCCTGGCGATGATTCTTGTGGTTTTGATTCCGGAGAAAGTTTTTTCAAAGTATAATTTTTCAAAACCGGTTTATAAAATTATTTCCAGAGTAAAATCAAGTTTAGGAAATCAATTTAAAAAGAAAACCTATAAATCTCTTTTTACAATAGGATTATTAAATGGTTTTTTGCCTTGCGGAATGGTGTATGTAGCGCTATTTGGCGCAATTGCCATGCAAAGTGCAGGCTTTGGAGTTTTGTATATGATTTTGTTTGGATTGGGAACAATTCCTTTAATGACAGTGGTTGTTTATGTACATTCATTAATAAAATTGCCTTTCAGAAATAAAATCCAAAAGGCAATTCCGTATGTAGCTGTAGTAATTGGTGTTTTATTTATCCTTAGAGGACTGGGATTAGGAATTTCTTATATTTCTCCTTCAAATATGAGTTTGTTTGTACAAGGAACTCCTAATTGTCATTAA
- the hemN gene encoding oxygen-independent coproporphyrinogen III oxidase → MKISLTQKYNVPGPRYTSYPTVPYWNESDFTTQEWIASFHKSFLESNSQNGISLYIHLPFCESMCTFCGCNKRITKNHSVEETYIQAVLKEWDLYCNLLPDKPLIKEIHLGGGTPTFFSTNNLEFLINGIFSKADKAENYEFSFEGHPNNTTYEQLKKLYDLGFRRVSFGVQDYAEKVQKAIHRIQPFHNVAKVTFWAKEIGYKSIGHDIIFGLPFQTIENVIDTVEKTNSLKPDRLAFYSYAHVPWIKGNGQRGFNEENLPKDAEKRKLYETGKQMLSQNGYHEIGMDHFALISDSLYKATANKELHRNFMGYSASKTQLMIGLGVSSISDSWYSFAQNTKSIEEYYQLLEEDKLPVVKGHILSDEDLIIRKHILNLTCEFETSWNNEDLYFKEIPNVLEDLKEIEKDQLIIIEEGKIKITEAGRPFVRNICMAFDLHLKRKSPETNLFSMTV, encoded by the coding sequence ATGAAAATCTCACTGACCCAAAAATACAATGTCCCAGGTCCCAGATACACTAGTTATCCAACAGTTCCATACTGGAATGAAAGTGATTTTACTACTCAGGAATGGATAGCGTCTTTTCATAAATCATTTTTAGAAAGTAACTCTCAAAACGGAATTAGTTTATACATCCATTTACCATTTTGCGAAAGCATGTGTACTTTTTGTGGCTGCAATAAACGCATTACAAAAAACCATTCGGTAGAAGAAACTTATATACAAGCTGTTTTAAAAGAATGGGATTTATATTGTAATTTATTACCTGACAAACCACTCATCAAAGAAATTCATTTAGGCGGAGGAACTCCAACCTTTTTCTCAACAAACAATTTAGAATTCCTTATAAATGGCATATTCTCCAAAGCTGATAAAGCCGAAAACTACGAGTTCAGTTTTGAAGGTCATCCTAACAATACTACCTACGAACAACTTAAAAAATTATACGATTTAGGCTTTCGCCGAGTAAGTTTTGGCGTGCAGGATTATGCCGAAAAAGTTCAAAAAGCAATTCATCGAATTCAGCCATTTCATAATGTCGCAAAAGTAACTTTTTGGGCAAAAGAAATTGGTTATAAATCGATAGGTCATGATATTATTTTTGGATTACCATTTCAAACGATTGAGAACGTAATTGATACTGTCGAAAAGACAAATTCTTTAAAACCGGATCGTTTGGCATTTTACAGCTACGCTCACGTACCATGGATAAAAGGTAACGGTCAACGCGGTTTTAATGAAGAAAACCTTCCTAAAGATGCTGAAAAACGCAAACTATACGAAACAGGGAAACAAATGTTATCTCAAAATGGTTATCACGAAATTGGTATGGATCATTTTGCACTAATTTCTGATAGTTTATACAAAGCAACCGCTAATAAAGAATTACATCGAAATTTCATGGGTTATAGTGCCTCAAAAACGCAACTTATGATTGGTTTAGGCGTTTCATCTATTAGTGATAGTTGGTACAGCTTTGCGCAAAACACAAAAAGTATAGAGGAATACTATCAATTATTAGAAGAAGACAAATTGCCTGTTGTTAAAGGCCATATTTTAAGCGATGAAGACTTAATCATTAGAAAACACATATTAAACCTAACCTGCGAATTTGAAACTTCCTGGAATAATGAAGACTTATATTTCAAAGAAATCCCAAATGTATTAGAAGACCTAAAAGAAATAGAAAAAGATCAGTTGATTATAATCGAGGAAGGTAAAATAAAAATCACTGAAGCAGGAAGACCTTTTGTTCGAAATATATGTATGGCATTCGATTTACATCTAAAAAGAAAATCACCGGAAACAAACTTGTTTTCGATGACTGTTTAA
- a CDS encoding FixH family protein — protein sequence MKINWGTGIVIAFALFMSFILYFVFEVQSNSKYDNDLVVEEYYKHDSHFQDEMARIQNAHDLQQKPSIVYTENGVKVAFPATFENDKVKGNILLYRPSNKKFDFDTQIALTNSSLLIPQKKLIKGRWDVNMEWEYKGTKYLSKEVIYVN from the coding sequence ATGAAAATAAATTGGGGAACAGGAATTGTCATAGCATTTGCATTGTTTATGTCTTTTATTTTATATTTTGTTTTTGAAGTTCAGTCTAATAGTAAATACGACAATGATTTGGTTGTTGAAGAATACTATAAACACGATTCGCATTTTCAGGATGAAATGGCCCGAATTCAAAATGCTCATGATTTACAACAAAAACCGTCTATCGTTTATACTGAAAATGGTGTAAAAGTAGCTTTTCCCGCAACTTTTGAAAATGATAAAGTAAAGGGAAATATATTGTTATACAGACCATCAAATAAAAAATTTGATTTTGATACACAAATTGCTTTAACCAATTCATCATTACTTATTCCACAAAAGAAATTGATTAAAGGACGTTGGGATGTTAATATGGAATGGGAATATAAGGGCACAAAATACCTGTCCAAAGAAGTGATTTATGTAAATTGA
- a CDS encoding CcoQ/FixQ family Cbb3-type cytochrome c oxidase assembly chaperone encodes MFEQIKHNMETISGIEVYPIVSLLIFFFFFVGLGFWVFTYGKEKIKEMSEIPLDEGNSIISKDN; translated from the coding sequence ATGTTTGAACAAATAAAACACAATATGGAGACTATTTCGGGTATTGAAGTATACCCGATAGTTTCTCTCCTGATATTCTTTTTCTTTTTTGTAGGATTAGGCTTTTGGGTATTTACATATGGAAAAGAAAAGATTAAGGAAATGAGTGAGATACCTTTAGATGAAGGGAATAGTATAATTTCAAAAGATAATTAA
- the ccoS gene encoding cbb3-type cytochrome oxidase assembly protein CcoS — protein sequence MSVIYLLISVSIFVAICFFIAFIVAVKSGQYDDDYTPSVRMLFDDETKITSHNKKSTTEEKQV from the coding sequence ATGAGTGTCATTTATCTATTAATATCAGTTAGTATTTTCGTCGCGATTTGTTTTTTTATAGCCTTTATTGTGGCTGTAAAATCAGGACAATATGATGATGATTATACCCCTTCAGTCAGAATGCTTTTTGACGATGAAACGAAAATTACCTCCCACAATAAAAAATCAACAACAGAAGAAAAACAAGTATAA